A genomic stretch from Drosophila willistoni isolate 14030-0811.24 unplaced genomic scaffold, UCI_dwil_1.1 Seg33.1, whole genome shotgun sequence includes:
- the LOC124461316 gene encoding uncharacterized protein LOC124461316 yields MAPRPRSVQASKEERRCSRGTESFRCRVCRGIHPLKRCRRFLRLNVEKRMRAVLANKYCANCLAHQHSGGSCLSGDKCRICEEDHHTLLHFHEQPRRRTPSSVVRRVTPESSRRRVAPTPASDPKLTLTTLLQHRNPHLMPTAMVRIETEGKTFDVKALVDPCSAVSSMATSLATAFKLTAVNIGAEKAVAAVIRSPISEGWRLEAILKVVDGLCCRTPSAPVDPQIAKKFEGIVLADETFYRPSSVSLVLGADVITEVMLEGSLPGVGGRPIAMRTVFGWTLSGACH; encoded by the coding sequence ATGGCTCCGAGACCGCGTTCAGTACAGGCATCGAAAGAGGAGCGCAGATGTTCGCGAGGAACTGAGTCCTTCCGTTGCCGAGTCTGTCGCGGAATCCATCCTCTGAAGCGATGCCGTCGCTTCCTGCGGCTGAACGTGGAGAAGAGGATGAGGGCAGTGCTGGCGAATAAGTACTGCGCCAATTGCCTGGCCCACCAACATTCCGGAGGAAGCTGCTTAAGCGGTGATAAGTGCCGAATCTGTGAGGAGGATCACCACACGCTGCTTCACTTCCATGAACAGCCACGTCGACGCACTCCAAGCTCCGTCGTACGCCGAGTCACCCCCGAGTCCTCCAGACGAAGGGTCGCGCCAACGCCAGCCTCCGATCCGAAACTGACCTTGACCACACTGCTGCAGCACCGCAATCCGCATCTGATGCCCACGGCGATGGTGCGCATTGAGACGGAGGGAAAAACCTTCGACGTGAAGGCCCTGGTGGACCCTTGTTCTGCGGTATCGTCGATGGCGACGTCATTGGCCACGGCCTTCAAGTTGACAGCCGTCAATATAGGGGCAGAGAAAGCGGTGGCAGCAGTGATCCGGTCCCCAATCAGTGAAGGATGGCGATTGGAGGCGATCCTGAAGGTGGTCGATGGCTTGTGCTGCCGCACTCCAAGCGCTCCGGTGGACCCACAGATCGCCAAAAAGTTTGAGGGCATCGTCCTGGCGGATGAGACGTTCTACCGACCGTCGTCAGTGTCTCTGGTCCTGGGCGCGGATGTGATCACGGAGGTCATGCTAGAAGGGAGTCTACCTGGGGTTGGCGGGCGGCCGATTGCGATGCGCACAGTTTTTGGCTGGACCCTGTCCGGAGCGTGCCATTAA